In Lates calcarifer isolate ASB-BC8 linkage group LG21, TLL_Latcal_v3, whole genome shotgun sequence, a single window of DNA contains:
- the LOC108879399 gene encoding clathrin heavy chain 1 isoform X1 encodes MAQILPIRFQEHLQLQNLGINPANIGFSTLTMESDKFICIREKVGEQAQVVIIDMADPNNPIRRPISADSAIMNPASKVIALKAAKTLQIFNIEMKSKMKAHTMTDDVTFWKWISLNTVALVTDNAVYHWSMEGDSQPIKVFDRHSSLAGCQIINYRTDAKQKWLLLIGISAQQNRVVGAMQLYSVDRKVSQPIEGHAAGFAQFKMEGNTEESTLFCFAVRGQAGGKLHIIEVGTPPTGNQPFPKKAVDVFFPPEAQNDFPVAMQISSKQDVVFLITKYGYIHLYDLETGTCIYMNRISGETIFVTAPHEPTAGIIGVNRKGQVLSVCVEEENIIPYITNVLQNPDLALRMAVRNNLAGAEELFARKFNTLFAAGNYSEAAKVAANAPKGILRTPDTIRRFQSVPAQPGQTSPLLQYFGILLDQGQLNKFESLELCRPVLQQGRKQLLEKWLKEDKLECSEELGDLVKSVDPTLALSVYLRANVPNKVIQCFAETGQFQKIVLYAKKVGYTPDWIFLLRNVMRISPEQGLQFSQMLVQDEEPLADITQIVDVFMEYNLIQQCTSFLLDALKNNRPMEGPLQTRLLEMNLVHAPQVADAILGNQMFTHYDRAHVAQLCEKAGLLQRALEHYTDLYDIKRAVVHTHLLNPEWLVNFFGSLSVEDSLECLRAMLSANIRQNLQICVQVASKYHEQLTTQSLTELFESFKSFEGLFYFLGSIVNFSQDPEVHFKYIQAACKTGQIKEVERICRESNCYDPERVKNFLKEAKLTDQLPLIIVCDRFDFVHDLVLYLYRNSLQKYIEIYVQKVNPSRLPVVIGGLLDVDCAEDVIKNLIMVVRGQFSTDELVAEVEKRNRLKLLLPWLEARIHEGCEEPATHNALAKIYIDSNNNPERFLRENPYYDSRVVGKYCEKRDPHLACVAYERGQCDQELIHVCNENSLFKSLSRYLVRRKNPELWASVLLETNNYRRPLIDQVVQTALSETQDPEEVSVTVKAFMTADLPNELIELLEKIVLDNSVFSEHRNLQNLLILTAIKADRTRVMEYINRLDNYDAPDIANIAISNELFEEAFAIFRKFDVNTSAVQVLIEHIGNLDRAYEFAERCNEPPVWSQLAKAQLQKGLVKEAIDSYIKADDPSAYMEVGQAAAQSGNWEDLVKFLQMARKKARESYVETELIFALAKTNRLAELEEFINGPNNAHIQQVGDRCYDDKMYEAAKLLYNNVSNFGRLASTLVHLGEYQAAVDGARKANSTRTWKEVCFACVDGKEFRLAQMCGLHIVVHADELEELINYYQDRGYFEELITMLEAALGLERAHMGMFTELAILYSKFKPQKMREHLELFWSRVNIPKVLRAAEQAHLWAELVFLYDKYEEYDNAIITMMNHPADAWKEGQFKDIVTKVANVELYYKAIQFYLEFKPLLLNDLLIVLSPRLDHTRAVNFFSKVKQLPLVKPYLRSVQNHNNKSVNEALNNLFIIEEDYAALRTSIDAYDNFDNISLAQGLEKHELIEFRRIAAYLFKGNNRWKQSVELCKKDKLYKDAMQYASESKDTELAEELLAWFLKEDKKECFAACLFTCYDLLRPDVVLETAWRHNIMDFSMPYFIQVMREYLSKVDAIKEKVDKLEASESLRKQEEQATESQPIVYGTPQLMLTAGPNVAVPPQQAYGYGYTGAPGYAQPPQPSFGYGM; translated from the exons ATGGCTCAAATCCTGCCTATCCGCTTCCAGGAGCACCTGCAG CTCCAGAACCTGGGAATCAACCCAGCCAACATCGGATTCAGCACTCTGACCATGGAGTCCGACAAGTTCATCTGCATAAGGGAGAAAGTGGGTGAGCAGGCCCAGGTTGTCATCATAGATATGGCCGATCCCAACAATCCCATCCGCCGGCCCATCTCTGCAGACAGCGCCATCATGAACCCTGCCAGCAAAGTCATTGCCCTTAAAG CGGCAAAGACCCTGCAGATCTTCAACATTGAGATGAAGAGCAAGATGAAGGCTCACACGATGACAGATGACGTGACCTTCTGGAAATGGATCTCCCTCAACACCGTTGCCCTGGTCACAGACAACGCCGTCTACCATTGGAGCATGGAGGGTGATTCTCAGCCAATCAAAGTCTTTGATCGTCACTCCAGCCTGGCAGGCTGCCAGATCATCAACTACCGCACCGACGCCAAACAGAAGTGGCTGCTGCTCATTGGCATTTCAGCACAG cAAAATCGTGTTGTCGGAGCCATGCAGCTGTATTCAGTGGACAGAAAAGTGTCTCAGCCCATCGAGGGGCACGCCGCTGGCTTTGCACAGTTCAAGATGGAGGGCAACACTGAAGAGTCAACTCTGTTCTGTTTTGCGGTACGAGGACAGGCAGGAGGAAAG CTGCATATCATTGAAGTGGGGACTCCACCAACCGGGAACCAGCCATTTCCAAAGAAAgctgttgatgttttctttcctccagaaGCTCAGAATGACTTCCCTGTAGCCATGCAG ATCAGTTCAAAGCAAGATGTGGTCTTTCTCATCACCAAGTACGGCTACATCCACCTGTATGACCTGGAGACTGGTACTTGTATCTACATGAACAGGATCAGTGGAGAGACCATTTTTGTCACTGCCCCCCATGAGCCAACTGCTGGTATAATTGGAGTCAACAGGAAAGGACAG GTGTTGTccgtgtgtgtggaggaggaaaacatCATTCCCTACATCACTAATGTGCTCCAGAACCCAGACCTGGCTCTTCGCATGGCTGTCCGCAACAACCTCGCTGGTGCTGAAGAGCTGTTCGCCCGCAAGTTCAACACCCTCTTCGCAGCAGGGAATTACTCAGAAGCTGCCAAGGTGGCAGCCAATGCACCCAAG GGTATCCTGCGAACCCCAGACACCATCCGTCGGTTCCAGAGCGTTCCAGCTCAACCAGGCCAGACGTCTCCCTTGCTCCAGTACTTTGGCATCTTGCTGGACCAAGGCCAGCTTAATAAGTTTGAGTCTCTGGAGTTGTGCAGGCCTGTCCTCCAGCAGGGCCGCAAGCAGCTACTAGAGAAATGGCTGAAAGAGGACAAG ctgGAGTGCTCTGAGGAGCTTGGAGATTTGGTGAAGTCTGTAGATCCCACTCTTGCCCTCAGTGTCTACCTCAGAGCCAACGTCCCCAATAAGGTCATTCAGTGCTTCGCAGAGACTGGCCAGTTCCAGAAGATTGTCCTCTATGCCAAGAAG GTCGGCTACACTCCAGACTGGATCTTCCTGCTGAGGAACGTAATGCGGATCAGTCCAGAACAGGGCCTCCAGTTCTCCCAGATGCTGGTCCAGGATGAGGAGCCACTTGCAGACATtacacaa ATCGTTGATGTGTTCATGGAGTACAACCTGATCCAGCAGTGCACATCCTTCCTACTAGATGCCCTGAAGAACAACAGACCCATGGAAGGACCACTGCAGACACGCCTGCTGGAAATGAATCTGGTCCATGCACCACAG GTTGCAGACGCCATCCTGGGCAACCAGATGTTCACCCACTACGATCGTGCTCATGTGGCACAGTTGTGTGAGAAGGCCGGTCTCCTGCAGAGGGCACTGGAACATTATACTGATCTGTATGACATTAAGCGTGctgttgtgcacacacaccttctcaATCCTGAG tggcTGGTGAATTTCTTTGGCTCCTTGTCAGTGGAGGACTCTCTGGAGTGTCTGAGGGCCATGCTTTCTGCAAACATCCGTCAGAACCTGCAGATCTGTGTGCAGGTGGCCTCCAAGTACCATGAGCAGCTCACTACTCAGTCCCTCACTGAACTTTTCGAGTCCTTCAAGAGCTTCGAGG GTTTGTTCTACTTCTTGGGTTCCATTGTGAACTTCAGCCAGGATCCAGAGGTCCACTTCAAATATATCCAGGCCGCCTGCAAGACGGGCCAGATCAAAGAGGTGGAGAGAATCTGCAGAGAGAGCAACTGCTACGACCCTGAACGTGTGAAGAACTTCCTCAAG gAAGCCAAGCTGACTGACCAGCTGCCTTTGATTATTGTGTGTGACCGCTTTGATTTTGTCCATGACCTGGTCCTGTACCTGTACCGCAACAGCCTGCAGAAATACATTGAGATCTACGTGCAGAAG GTGAATCCGAGCCGTCTGCCTGTAGTCATTGGAGGTTTACTGGATGTAGACTGTGCTGAGGATGTGATTAAGAACCTGATCATGGTGGTGAGAGGACAGTTCTCCACAGATGAACTGGTCGCTGAAGTGGAGAAAAGAAATCG actgaagctgctgctgccttgGCTGGAGGCTCGTATTCATGAAGGCTGCGAGGAGCCTGCTACCCACAATGCTCTGGCCAAGATCTACATCGACAGCAACAACAACCCAGAGCGCTTCTTGAGGGAGAACCCATACTATGACAGCCGTGTGGTGGGGAAGTACTGTGAGAAGAGAGACCCCCACCTGGCCTGTGTGGCCTATGAAAGAGGACAGTGTGACCAGGAGCTGATTCAT GTGTGCAATGAGAACTCACTGTTCAAGAGTCTGTCCCGCTACCTTGTACGTCGCAAGAACCCTGAGCTGTGGGCGAGCGTGCTGCTGGAGACCAACAACTACAGAAGACCACTCATTGACCAG gtTGTCCAGACAGCTTTGTCAGAGACCCAGGATCCAGAGGAGGTGTCTGTCACAGTCAAGGCCTTCATGACCGCTGACCTTCCCAATGAGCTCATCGAGCTTCTGGAGAAGATTGTCCTGGACAACTCTGTCTTCAGCGAGCACAG AAACCTCCAGAATCTGCTCATCCTGACAGCCATTAAAGCTGATAGGACACGTGTCATGGAGTACATCAACCGTCTGGACAACTACGATGCCCCAGACATTGCTAACATCGCCATCAGCAATGAGCTGTTTGAGGAGGCCTTTGCTATTTTTAGGAAATTTGATGTCAACACCTCAGCTGTGCAG GTTCTGATTGAGCACATCGGTAACCTGGACAGAGCTTATGAGTTTGCTGAGCGCTGCAATGAGCCACCAGTGTGGAGTCAGCTGGCAAAGGCCCAGCTTCAGAAGGGCCTTGTCAAAGAAGCCATCGACTCTTACATCAAGGCTGATGACCCCTCTGCTTACATGGAGGTGGGACAAGCTGCAGCTCAAAGTG GAAACTGGGAGGATCTGGTGAAGTTTCTGCAGATGGCCCGCAAGAAGGCTCGCGAGTCATACGTCGAAACAGAGTTGATCTTTGCCCTGGCCAAGACCAACCGCCTGGCTGAGCTGGAAGAGTTCATCAACGGGCCCAATAATGCTCACATTCAGCAA GTGGGTGACCGCTGCTATGACGACAAGATGTACGAAGCAGCCAAACTGCTTTACAACAACGTGTCCAACTTTGGCCGTCTGGCCTCCACTCTGGTCCACCTGGGAGAGTACCAGGCAGCTGTGGACGGAGCCCGCAAGGCCAACAGCACCCGCACCTGGAAGGAG GTGTGTTTCGCGTGTGTAGATGGGAAGGAGTTCCGTCTTGCCCAGATGTGTGGCCTGCATATTGTCGTTCATGCCGATGAACTGGAAGAACTCATCAACTACTACCAG GACCGTGGTTACTTTGAGGAGCTGATCACCATGCTGGAGGCTGCTCTCGGGCTGGAGCGTGCACACATGGGTATGTTCACCGAGCTGGCCATCCTCTACTCCAAATTCAAGCCCCAGAAGATGAGGGAGCACCTGGAGCTCTTCTGGTCCCGTGTCAACATTCCAAAG gttcTCAGGGCAGCAGAGCAGGCTCACCTCTGGGCGGAGCTGGTGTTCCTCTATGACAAGTACGAGGAGTATGACAACGCCATCATCACCATGATGAACCACCCAGCTGATGCCTGGAAGGAGGGCCAGTTCAAAGACATTGTCACTAAG GTGGCCAATGTGGAGCTGTACTACAAAGCCATCCAGTTTTATCTGGAGTTCAAACCATTGTTACTGAACGACCTGCTCATCGTCCTTTCTCCAAGACTGGACCACACACGCGCTGTCAACTTCTTCAGCAAG GTGAAGCAGCTGCCTCTGGTGAAACCTTACCTAAGGTCTGTTCAGAATCACAACAACAAGTCAGTGAATGAGGCACTCAACAATCTCTTCATCATTGAGGAAGACTATGCG GCACTGCGTACCTCCATTGATGCCTATGACAACTTTGACAACATCTCGCTGGCCCAGGGCCTGGAGAAACACGAGCTAATTGAGTTTAGGAGGATTGCTGCTTACCTTTTCAAGGGCAACAACCGTTGGAAACAGAGTGTTGAGCTCTGCAAGAAGGACAAGCTCTATAAG GATGCCATGCAGTATGCATCAGAGTCCAAAGACACAGAGCTGGCAGAGGAGCTCCTGGCTTGGTTCCTGAAGGAAGACAAGAAGGAGTGTTTTGCCGCCTGCCTATTCACCTGTTACGACCTGCTGCGGCCTGATGTGGTGCTGGAGACCGCCTGGCGACACAACATCATGGACTTCTCCATGCCATACTTCATCCAGGTCATGAGGGAGTATCTGTCTAAG GTTGATGCGATAAAGGAAAAG GTGGACAAACTCGAAGCCTCCGAGTCTctgaggaaacaggaggagcagGCTACAGAGTCTCAACCCATTGTTTACG GCACACCCCAGCTCATGCTCACAGCAGGGCCCAACGTGGCCGTGCCTCCCCAGCAGGCCTACGGCTACGGCTACACAGGAGCACCAGGTTACGCCCAGCCGCCACAGCCCAGCTTTGGTTACGGCATGTGA
- the LOC108879399 gene encoding clathrin heavy chain 1 isoform X2: MAQILPIRFQEHLQLQNLGINPANIGFSTLTMESDKFICIREKVGEQAQVVIIDMADPNNPIRRPISADSAIMNPASKVIALKAAKTLQIFNIEMKSKMKAHTMTDDVTFWKWISLNTVALVTDNAVYHWSMEGDSQPIKVFDRHSSLAGCQIINYRTDAKQKWLLLIGISAQQNRVVGAMQLYSVDRKVSQPIEGHAAGFAQFKMEGNTEESTLFCFAVRGQAGGKLHIIEVGTPPTGNQPFPKKAVDVFFPPEAQNDFPVAMQISSKQDVVFLITKYGYIHLYDLETGTCIYMNRISGETIFVTAPHEPTAGIIGVNRKGQVLSVCVEEENIIPYITNVLQNPDLALRMAVRNNLAGAEELFARKFNTLFAAGNYSEAAKVAANAPKGILRTPDTIRRFQSVPAQPGQTSPLLQYFGILLDQGQLNKFESLELCRPVLQQGRKQLLEKWLKEDKLECSEELGDLVKSVDPTLALSVYLRANVPNKVIQCFAETGQFQKIVLYAKKVGYTPDWIFLLRNVMRISPEQGLQFSQMLVQDEEPLADITQIVDVFMEYNLIQQCTSFLLDALKNNRPMEGPLQTRLLEMNLVHAPQVADAILGNQMFTHYDRAHVAQLCEKAGLLQRALEHYTDLYDIKRAVVHTHLLNPEWLVNFFGSLSVEDSLECLRAMLSANIRQNLQICVQVASKYHEQLTTQSLTELFESFKSFEGLFYFLGSIVNFSQDPEVHFKYIQAACKTGQIKEVERICRESNCYDPERVKNFLKEAKLTDQLPLIIVCDRFDFVHDLVLYLYRNSLQKYIEIYVQKVNPSRLPVVIGGLLDVDCAEDVIKNLIMVVRGQFSTDELVAEVEKRNRLKLLLPWLEARIHEGCEEPATHNALAKIYIDSNNNPERFLRENPYYDSRVVGKYCEKRDPHLACVAYERGQCDQELIHVCNENSLFKSLSRYLVRRKNPELWASVLLETNNYRRPLIDQVVQTALSETQDPEEVSVTVKAFMTADLPNELIELLEKIVLDNSVFSEHRNLQNLLILTAIKADRTRVMEYINRLDNYDAPDIANIAISNELFEEAFAIFRKFDVNTSAVQVLIEHIGNLDRAYEFAERCNEPPVWSQLAKAQLQKGLVKEAIDSYIKADDPSAYMEVGQAAAQSGNWEDLVKFLQMARKKARESYVETELIFALAKTNRLAELEEFINGPNNAHIQQVGDRCYDDKMYEAAKLLYNNVSNFGRLASTLVHLGEYQAAVDGARKANSTRTWKEVCFACVDGKEFRLAQMCGLHIVVHADELEELINYYQDRGYFEELITMLEAALGLERAHMGMFTELAILYSKFKPQKMREHLELFWSRVNIPKVLRAAEQAHLWAELVFLYDKYEEYDNAIITMMNHPADAWKEGQFKDIVTKVANVELYYKAIQFYLEFKPLLLNDLLIVLSPRLDHTRAVNFFSKVKQLPLVKPYLRSVQNHNNKSVNEALNNLFIIEEDYAALRTSIDAYDNFDNISLAQGLEKHELIEFRRIAAYLFKGNNRWKQSVELCKKDKLYKDAMQYASESKDTELAEELLAWFLKEDKKECFAACLFTCYDLLRPDVVLETAWRHNIMDFSMPYFIQVMREYLSKVDKLEASESLRKQEEQATESQPIVYGTPQLMLTAGPNVAVPPQQAYGYGYTGAPGYAQPPQPSFGYGM, from the exons ATGGCTCAAATCCTGCCTATCCGCTTCCAGGAGCACCTGCAG CTCCAGAACCTGGGAATCAACCCAGCCAACATCGGATTCAGCACTCTGACCATGGAGTCCGACAAGTTCATCTGCATAAGGGAGAAAGTGGGTGAGCAGGCCCAGGTTGTCATCATAGATATGGCCGATCCCAACAATCCCATCCGCCGGCCCATCTCTGCAGACAGCGCCATCATGAACCCTGCCAGCAAAGTCATTGCCCTTAAAG CGGCAAAGACCCTGCAGATCTTCAACATTGAGATGAAGAGCAAGATGAAGGCTCACACGATGACAGATGACGTGACCTTCTGGAAATGGATCTCCCTCAACACCGTTGCCCTGGTCACAGACAACGCCGTCTACCATTGGAGCATGGAGGGTGATTCTCAGCCAATCAAAGTCTTTGATCGTCACTCCAGCCTGGCAGGCTGCCAGATCATCAACTACCGCACCGACGCCAAACAGAAGTGGCTGCTGCTCATTGGCATTTCAGCACAG cAAAATCGTGTTGTCGGAGCCATGCAGCTGTATTCAGTGGACAGAAAAGTGTCTCAGCCCATCGAGGGGCACGCCGCTGGCTTTGCACAGTTCAAGATGGAGGGCAACACTGAAGAGTCAACTCTGTTCTGTTTTGCGGTACGAGGACAGGCAGGAGGAAAG CTGCATATCATTGAAGTGGGGACTCCACCAACCGGGAACCAGCCATTTCCAAAGAAAgctgttgatgttttctttcctccagaaGCTCAGAATGACTTCCCTGTAGCCATGCAG ATCAGTTCAAAGCAAGATGTGGTCTTTCTCATCACCAAGTACGGCTACATCCACCTGTATGACCTGGAGACTGGTACTTGTATCTACATGAACAGGATCAGTGGAGAGACCATTTTTGTCACTGCCCCCCATGAGCCAACTGCTGGTATAATTGGAGTCAACAGGAAAGGACAG GTGTTGTccgtgtgtgtggaggaggaaaacatCATTCCCTACATCACTAATGTGCTCCAGAACCCAGACCTGGCTCTTCGCATGGCTGTCCGCAACAACCTCGCTGGTGCTGAAGAGCTGTTCGCCCGCAAGTTCAACACCCTCTTCGCAGCAGGGAATTACTCAGAAGCTGCCAAGGTGGCAGCCAATGCACCCAAG GGTATCCTGCGAACCCCAGACACCATCCGTCGGTTCCAGAGCGTTCCAGCTCAACCAGGCCAGACGTCTCCCTTGCTCCAGTACTTTGGCATCTTGCTGGACCAAGGCCAGCTTAATAAGTTTGAGTCTCTGGAGTTGTGCAGGCCTGTCCTCCAGCAGGGCCGCAAGCAGCTACTAGAGAAATGGCTGAAAGAGGACAAG ctgGAGTGCTCTGAGGAGCTTGGAGATTTGGTGAAGTCTGTAGATCCCACTCTTGCCCTCAGTGTCTACCTCAGAGCCAACGTCCCCAATAAGGTCATTCAGTGCTTCGCAGAGACTGGCCAGTTCCAGAAGATTGTCCTCTATGCCAAGAAG GTCGGCTACACTCCAGACTGGATCTTCCTGCTGAGGAACGTAATGCGGATCAGTCCAGAACAGGGCCTCCAGTTCTCCCAGATGCTGGTCCAGGATGAGGAGCCACTTGCAGACATtacacaa ATCGTTGATGTGTTCATGGAGTACAACCTGATCCAGCAGTGCACATCCTTCCTACTAGATGCCCTGAAGAACAACAGACCCATGGAAGGACCACTGCAGACACGCCTGCTGGAAATGAATCTGGTCCATGCACCACAG GTTGCAGACGCCATCCTGGGCAACCAGATGTTCACCCACTACGATCGTGCTCATGTGGCACAGTTGTGTGAGAAGGCCGGTCTCCTGCAGAGGGCACTGGAACATTATACTGATCTGTATGACATTAAGCGTGctgttgtgcacacacaccttctcaATCCTGAG tggcTGGTGAATTTCTTTGGCTCCTTGTCAGTGGAGGACTCTCTGGAGTGTCTGAGGGCCATGCTTTCTGCAAACATCCGTCAGAACCTGCAGATCTGTGTGCAGGTGGCCTCCAAGTACCATGAGCAGCTCACTACTCAGTCCCTCACTGAACTTTTCGAGTCCTTCAAGAGCTTCGAGG GTTTGTTCTACTTCTTGGGTTCCATTGTGAACTTCAGCCAGGATCCAGAGGTCCACTTCAAATATATCCAGGCCGCCTGCAAGACGGGCCAGATCAAAGAGGTGGAGAGAATCTGCAGAGAGAGCAACTGCTACGACCCTGAACGTGTGAAGAACTTCCTCAAG gAAGCCAAGCTGACTGACCAGCTGCCTTTGATTATTGTGTGTGACCGCTTTGATTTTGTCCATGACCTGGTCCTGTACCTGTACCGCAACAGCCTGCAGAAATACATTGAGATCTACGTGCAGAAG GTGAATCCGAGCCGTCTGCCTGTAGTCATTGGAGGTTTACTGGATGTAGACTGTGCTGAGGATGTGATTAAGAACCTGATCATGGTGGTGAGAGGACAGTTCTCCACAGATGAACTGGTCGCTGAAGTGGAGAAAAGAAATCG actgaagctgctgctgccttgGCTGGAGGCTCGTATTCATGAAGGCTGCGAGGAGCCTGCTACCCACAATGCTCTGGCCAAGATCTACATCGACAGCAACAACAACCCAGAGCGCTTCTTGAGGGAGAACCCATACTATGACAGCCGTGTGGTGGGGAAGTACTGTGAGAAGAGAGACCCCCACCTGGCCTGTGTGGCCTATGAAAGAGGACAGTGTGACCAGGAGCTGATTCAT GTGTGCAATGAGAACTCACTGTTCAAGAGTCTGTCCCGCTACCTTGTACGTCGCAAGAACCCTGAGCTGTGGGCGAGCGTGCTGCTGGAGACCAACAACTACAGAAGACCACTCATTGACCAG gtTGTCCAGACAGCTTTGTCAGAGACCCAGGATCCAGAGGAGGTGTCTGTCACAGTCAAGGCCTTCATGACCGCTGACCTTCCCAATGAGCTCATCGAGCTTCTGGAGAAGATTGTCCTGGACAACTCTGTCTTCAGCGAGCACAG AAACCTCCAGAATCTGCTCATCCTGACAGCCATTAAAGCTGATAGGACACGTGTCATGGAGTACATCAACCGTCTGGACAACTACGATGCCCCAGACATTGCTAACATCGCCATCAGCAATGAGCTGTTTGAGGAGGCCTTTGCTATTTTTAGGAAATTTGATGTCAACACCTCAGCTGTGCAG GTTCTGATTGAGCACATCGGTAACCTGGACAGAGCTTATGAGTTTGCTGAGCGCTGCAATGAGCCACCAGTGTGGAGTCAGCTGGCAAAGGCCCAGCTTCAGAAGGGCCTTGTCAAAGAAGCCATCGACTCTTACATCAAGGCTGATGACCCCTCTGCTTACATGGAGGTGGGACAAGCTGCAGCTCAAAGTG GAAACTGGGAGGATCTGGTGAAGTTTCTGCAGATGGCCCGCAAGAAGGCTCGCGAGTCATACGTCGAAACAGAGTTGATCTTTGCCCTGGCCAAGACCAACCGCCTGGCTGAGCTGGAAGAGTTCATCAACGGGCCCAATAATGCTCACATTCAGCAA GTGGGTGACCGCTGCTATGACGACAAGATGTACGAAGCAGCCAAACTGCTTTACAACAACGTGTCCAACTTTGGCCGTCTGGCCTCCACTCTGGTCCACCTGGGAGAGTACCAGGCAGCTGTGGACGGAGCCCGCAAGGCCAACAGCACCCGCACCTGGAAGGAG GTGTGTTTCGCGTGTGTAGATGGGAAGGAGTTCCGTCTTGCCCAGATGTGTGGCCTGCATATTGTCGTTCATGCCGATGAACTGGAAGAACTCATCAACTACTACCAG GACCGTGGTTACTTTGAGGAGCTGATCACCATGCTGGAGGCTGCTCTCGGGCTGGAGCGTGCACACATGGGTATGTTCACCGAGCTGGCCATCCTCTACTCCAAATTCAAGCCCCAGAAGATGAGGGAGCACCTGGAGCTCTTCTGGTCCCGTGTCAACATTCCAAAG gttcTCAGGGCAGCAGAGCAGGCTCACCTCTGGGCGGAGCTGGTGTTCCTCTATGACAAGTACGAGGAGTATGACAACGCCATCATCACCATGATGAACCACCCAGCTGATGCCTGGAAGGAGGGCCAGTTCAAAGACATTGTCACTAAG GTGGCCAATGTGGAGCTGTACTACAAAGCCATCCAGTTTTATCTGGAGTTCAAACCATTGTTACTGAACGACCTGCTCATCGTCCTTTCTCCAAGACTGGACCACACACGCGCTGTCAACTTCTTCAGCAAG GTGAAGCAGCTGCCTCTGGTGAAACCTTACCTAAGGTCTGTTCAGAATCACAACAACAAGTCAGTGAATGAGGCACTCAACAATCTCTTCATCATTGAGGAAGACTATGCG GCACTGCGTACCTCCATTGATGCCTATGACAACTTTGACAACATCTCGCTGGCCCAGGGCCTGGAGAAACACGAGCTAATTGAGTTTAGGAGGATTGCTGCTTACCTTTTCAAGGGCAACAACCGTTGGAAACAGAGTGTTGAGCTCTGCAAGAAGGACAAGCTCTATAAG GATGCCATGCAGTATGCATCAGAGTCCAAAGACACAGAGCTGGCAGAGGAGCTCCTGGCTTGGTTCCTGAAGGAAGACAAGAAGGAGTGTTTTGCCGCCTGCCTATTCACCTGTTACGACCTGCTGCGGCCTGATGTGGTGCTGGAGACCGCCTGGCGACACAACATCATGGACTTCTCCATGCCATACTTCATCCAGGTCATGAGGGAGTATCTGTCTAAG GTGGACAAACTCGAAGCCTCCGAGTCTctgaggaaacaggaggagcagGCTACAGAGTCTCAACCCATTGTTTACG GCACACCCCAGCTCATGCTCACAGCAGGGCCCAACGTGGCCGTGCCTCCCCAGCAGGCCTACGGCTACGGCTACACAGGAGCACCAGGTTACGCCCAGCCGCCACAGCCCAGCTTTGGTTACGGCATGTGA